The region GGGCCGTAATCCATCGCCATAATATTAACGTAAGGGTGTAATTTATTCGCTGCTGCACTAGTAAGTACATCCAGGCCAGCCTGAACTAATCCAGTCGGTAATACGGGCAGCGTGACACTGACTTCCAGATATGGAACGGCTTTCTTAGCTTGCACAAATGCCGGGAATGCAACATTGCTATTATAAAAACCCTGGGTTTCAAAATCGAGATCGATCGTTTTTACACCGTAATTATTGGCGATATTGACATATAACCCGGCGAGATCATTAACGCTCCATGTGGTGGAAAAATCCACGCCGGAAAAACCACCAAAAGAAAATATGGGTTCACCACCTGCGTTATTAATTAAATCTGTCAGCGGTTTGATGGCCTTGAGTGGAAAACTACTGTTGCCCCAGACCGGATTTTTCGGGTTGGCGGGATCCTGCACAAGGAAAGCGAGATGGAACTTTTTGACACCAAACGCGATCGCATCACTGATAAAATCCTGGTTGAGTCCAGGGGGTGTTGTTGCCCATTTAGCGAATATAGTGACATCAACATAGGGTGCAAAATCAGTGGCACCTGAGCCTGTCGAGGGTTTACCGGAAGTCTTGCCATTAATTGCAGTGCTTCTGGCTGACTGGTTGCCTGCGTTATCGACAGCAAAGACACGGAAGGTGTAAAGGGTGTTTGGTTTCAGGCCGCCGATGGTGGCTGACGTTGTTGTCACGGTAACGGTCTGCGATGAAGCTCCTGGTTCTGCGTAAGAAACCACATAGTTTTTTACGCCGCTACCTTCATCGGTAGAGGCATTCCATGCCAGGGATATGGCATTGTGCGCAATACGCGTCACATGCAGGTTAACCGGAACGCTGGGGGCGGTGGTATCTGGCGAAACGGGCCGGGTCAGCACGCTGATGCTGCCAGTATTGTCGGATACATTGCCTGCGGCATCATAGGCCTGTACCGAGATTGTATATTGCGTATCTGCGCTAAGACCATCGAGGATAGTGGTGGTGTTCGGTACGCGTTTAGTATGCCTTCCGTTGGCCCAGCTCCAGGTGACAATATAGCCGCTGACGCCTACATCATCGGTGGAGGCGTTCCATGAAAGAGCAATGGTTGAGCTGGTGGTGCCGGTGGAAACCAGACCTGTCGGTGCTGAGGGGGCTGTGGTATCTGGCGTATCGCTGTCTCCGGCGAGTACACCATTTACATAATAAGCGATCGGTAAAACATTAGCGCTTAAGCTACCATTATTGGAACCGATATTGACAATAAAGCTGACCGATTTGCCATTAGCGATTGGTGTCAGGTAGTTCGCTAATTGCCCGGTAATATGTGTCGTACTTATCCCCGTTTTCTCGATGTTCAACCCAATATTGGTAGACGGCTGAACGCTTTGCGGCATATCGAAGCTAATTTTCACAGGGCTGTTAATGGTTTTTCCAGTATTATTGAGAAGTGTTATTTTAAGTGCCCCCGACCACGCGGAAACTGATGCATATTTCGCGGTGAAAGAGACGTGAGTTGTTTCAGACATTTGTATTTCTCCATGTATTTATTGTGAATTCTGTTTCAGGTATATCCTGCAGGTAAAAACAAGAGTGCTTACACAGATAACTATCAAATAAGCACTCTGCTTTTATTGGTTAAGCAGTTGGGTTGTCCTGTTGCTAATCAATTTTAATAAGCGCCGCCGTCGTTAAAATAATTAGCATGTCAGAAAGGGGATTAGTATGTATTATCGTCAGGCAATCACATTGCTGTATCCATTGGGATATTTGCTATCAGATATTCCGGGCGATCGCCAAGCTTTGTAAGAATAGGTTGTCTTAGCTGGTTGTAAATATCTTCATTCAATTTGAGTCCCAGTTTGTATATATCTATGGAATAGCCTTCTTGCCATTTCATAAAACCCTCAACATCACTGGTAAAGTGATAAGCAAGCATCAGGACAATGATTTGCGGCGAATTTTGTACATTCAGCGTTGGTGTCACAATGAAAAGGCCGTCACTATATTTGTGCGGATTGATAGCCGCGGATTCCCATAAGGTAAAAGCGGGCGAGGTCAATGCGAGGTCTTGCGCCGCGTGAATACTCGCGCCTGCCAGAGGCTGTGTCGCGTCGGGAATATGCTGATTTACTAACGCAGCCCAGTCGACAGGTGCTGAAAGCTCAATGGATTGACTGGCAAAATGGAGCATATTCCAGCCTACCGTTGCAAGCACACCCGTAAAACTTTCCTGCCAGTCCTGAGTGGCAGAATGCCGGTTAAATTTCTTATCTGCCGCAAGTTGAGCGAATAACAGAGAATGGCTCACATCATCCCGCTGTTGGCTGGAGAGGGTTTTATCAAAAGAGAGCACAATACCTTCGTTAATTTGCGCATAATTATCATCATCTGAACCAATCGCCGGGTCAGGACAGCGGGCGGCAGATTTAAGTTTTTTTTCTCGATCTGTTAATTCAGGAAGCGTGATGGAATTCAGGAGTGACAACATAAATTAACCTCGCAATGTATCGCAAGTATAATAGGTGGTCGTCCATAACATGGCTTATTACTTCGTCATGGACGACAGATTAAAATAACCGTATTTCGATATCAGATTTCAATATTTGCAATCATATCGATTGCCCGATCACCCAGTTTATCAATAACGGCCTGGCGCACCCCCTTATAAACACCTTCGTTTAAGACGAATTTATTTGCCGCGCGTTGAATTTTGATCGAGGTGGATTGCCAGGTTACCCACAGAAAACGCCCCTCATTGCGCTTTGCATCAAATTGCATACCATCAAGCATCATTACCACATCGCCATTTGGTAACAGATCTGCCGGGAAAATTTGAAAATTACCGGTGTTTTCCGAATTTGATTTCGCGTCCCAGATAAGCATTTGCTTTGAGGTATCGCTCAGGCTGGATAACGCCTTCATTGCCGCTGCCACTAATGCAACCTCACCGACAGTAGCGATTTGCGCAATGATCCCCAACACAGCCTCATCCAGTTTTACGGTACTGGCACCTGACGTATAGGTATCAAACGCGAAAGCAGGTTGGTTCCAGCCAATTTGGCCCAGTACATTGACATAAAAACGATACCAATCCATGGGCGCAGTATAACGGTTGCAGTGTTTATCCGCCGCCAGTTGAGCGAACAGTGTTGAGTTCTGCACATCTTGTTTATTCTGCCCATCCAAACGTTCGGTAAATGAGATGAGGCTGCCGGCATTGACTTGTGCAGATACTTTATTATCAGTCAGCATGGTTTTTCTTTTTGACTGACCATGATCCGGTACCCCCTTTAGACGTTCCAGTAACGGTGCCAGATCGGCAGTGGTTTCAATCGGTGTTTTAAGCACAAAATCCAAAGCGTTAGTATTCATATTATTTCTCCACTCAAAGTTATAGACGTGTATGCTATAAAAATTACTGTGTTTCATTGATATAAAAGAGAATGCCGCCGGGTAATCAACGAAAATGTTGCTTATTAGTGGCTTGTATATATTTCAGTGCTTCCTGCGATATAGAACGAATTTATAGTCGTTATATGAGGTTTTTTAACTTCCTCGAAATATGAATCTAATGGAAGAAATATAAATACGAAAGCATCTGATATCAATACGGTAAATACGGCAGGGTAAATTACGGAGCCATATGCGCTGTGTTTATCGCATTAAATATTGATTGTAATGCGAATTATATTGTGTGACGTGATGGGTTAAGTTGCTATGAAATGAAAAATCCACGCAATAGCGTTGATTTTATAGGCTTTTGTGTTGCCTATGAAGTTTGACTAAACCTCATGAGATAAGACATCTTATTTGACGCTAAAACATAATTTGTATGATATTTTTTATTAATTTTTTGTTTATTTGTACTTATTGCTATGCTCATTTTTGAGTTAGGTCGCATGCGCCATGCTGCGGTCTCAGGTTCGACTCCGGTTATCGCACCATTTCAAACTGTTCGTGTGCCTATCGGAACCCACTCAAAGCACGTATATTGCGGTTTCTGGACCGTATCTTATCTCCTGTTATTCAAGTATCTGTAGGTGTAACGACCTGCGTTTATAAATGATCAAACCTGCATGTATCTGCGCCGGGCTGCATTCCATTACCCCATACCCCAAATAACTGAAAATCACTGTACTGTATGTCTACAAAAAATCACAGTTACTCCAGAATAATTTGGTAAGGGGATAGCAGCATTAGATAGAGAAAATTAGTCAGACCATTATCCGAAATAGAAACACGCTACTTGGATAATAATTCATATATAACCGGGTTATCAGCACATTGCCCACCCCCGCATTCCAGTACAGTTGACACAAGGTTGGCTGAAATCAGTAGCAGGAATCCCCAACTGGCAATGCGGAACAACGCCGGTGGCATATTTAATGGCCGAATCGAACTATTCATCTCACTGATTGCCAGAACTACCGCAGTGGCAGCAATAATCACAACTGATGTAACCAGAGCCCAGGTATAAAAATGCAGCCCAAGAAATGCAGAACCATATCCTTTGTCGCCGGGCAGAATATGTAAAAACATTTGCCGTGATGCCATTATTCCTGTGAGGATACTGCCAATAATTACCATCCCGTAATGCAGGTTTCGTAGTCCAAAGTAAATGTTAAATAAAAAACCGAAACCAGCGATGATGAGCCCAATTCGCTGTAACAGGCAAAGTGGACAAGGCAATTCATGCATAACGAGTTGATAATAAAAAGCTATAACCAGAGAAACGCATATTCCAAGAAGTCCCACCATATTAACCAGGTGGACAACCGTCGTTGGATGAGTTTGGGTTTTCATAGCATAGCTCCTTAAAATGATAAACTCAGTGGATCAGTTACATGGTGAATGAATGATAAAATTGTGACGATCAATAAAGCTGCCCAAAGAATGTAACTGGTTTTCTCCTTTCCGGTTATGGCAGCCAGGATCACACCCAATGCAATCAAAAATGGCAAAAACATGAACATAAATATTTCCTCTTTATGTCAATTGATAAGGGATTGCTGTGTTGTCGTACCCTAATATGAGCGAAAACAGATTATGTCAATCTGGAATGCTTTGAATTGTCAGGGATACGACCGTTTGTTTGTAGTGATCACCTCCTTTTTTCTGGTTACGGGTATATTCATTAAGATATAAGAAATACCTCTTTAGCTAACGCTATAACAAGTAATATTGATTATGCTACAAAATATATTTTCCCATGCTTACTGCAATCAGAAACAATACCAGAGACATCATTAAGTCCTTGGAGGTGTTAACCTTTGGATAAAAAGTAAAATAACCCAGGAACACCAAAACTCTGAGATACAGAGTAGCTTATACCGAGAACATAGAATAGACCCATATTTGTGTTATTTCGAAAAAGATCCTATAGCGTTGAGCTGATGCGTGTGCTTCGCAAAGGCCAGACCTCAGTATTATATTATGGTGACCTTCCTGGTGAGCTGCTTCTGGTTAGCAGATGTTTTTGAAAGGTAGGGTATTTAAATGAGAAAAAAACGACCTCATCGCGAATTTTGCAACAATATCTTGAATAGAATGAAAATTTGAGTTTTTTACTTGCCCCCTCCTGGGGGAATGGTTTATCTGCAAAAACAATTTTTGGAATATACAATATTTCAAAAAGCTGAAAGTTTATTACATGTCATATTTAATACCGCGCAAGCCATCCGATGTGAAAAATAAAAAAATCAGAATTTTCTAGCAAAAGTGAGTTTTTTGGATGCTATCCTTTAACTGATTCAATCAATTATTTATTAAGTATCAGAAATCTCTATGCTGAATAAAATGTCATCGATGTTCGTTTATGCTGTTTAGTCCCTAATTGTACAACATACCATGTTTAAAGAATCTGTTTTCAGCAAGCAACGGAGCTCCAGCAGACAGGATTGTATTATATATGGAAATCATTAACATAGAAAAATATCATGAATATTACCTTAGAGGTATTTTTCCAGAGGAATTGTCATCTTGTTAAAGAACAACTCATTTAGAAAACGGGTAAACCCCGTATTAAACCGCTACCCTTGGCAACTTATCCAGCCTGCGGGGTGATACAATGGATACTATAGGAAATTCAGCAATCTTCCCCTCAAGAGGCAACCAGAGCTATTCATCAAGATTGAGATCTATTGATTTTTTACGTGGTTTAGCACTTATTTTAATGGTATTAGATCATGTGCGCACTTTATTTTGCCCTACAGAATTCGACCCAACCGATTTATCTCATGCATCCATATCCCTTTTTTTGACCAGATTTATTACTCACTTCTGCGCGCCTGCATTTATTTTTCTGGCAGGTGTTAGTGCGTATTTGTATGGTCTGAAGCGTACTCGTCAGCAGTTATCTGTATTCCTGTTTAGTCGAGGAGTATGGTTGATTTTATTAGAGGTAACCGTTGTCAGTTTTGCGTGGAAATTTAACTTTGATAAGTTTGTTATTATACAGGTTATTTTTATATTAGGGTTTTCAATGATTTTGCTTTCTGCATTTATTTGGTTATCAAGATCATTTCTACTGGCATGCGCTTTGGTTGCGTTTTTTGGTCATAATCTAATGGATACATACGCAGCGCCGGACGGATTCTTTAAAATTATCTTTCATATTTTGCATGTACAAGGAGATATATATATTGGCTCATGGGCTGTCAGGGTTTTTTATCCAATAATACCCTGGTTTGGTATGATTTTTTTAGGATATTATTTGGCACCATGGTTTTTACTGCCAATTAAGTTAAGGATTAAACGGTTCTTTATTTTAGGTCTGATTTCACTGGTTTGTTTTTGTGTGTTAAGGTGGTTTAATATTTACGGCGATGCCAACCACTTTACTATTAAAGGGAATGACCTCGCCTACAGTATACTTTCCTTTTTAAATGTAACAAAGTATCCGCCTTCATTGCTTTTTATTATGCTCACGTTAGGTGTTTTTTTTATAGTATTAGCTGCAGTGGAGAAATGGCAACCTAAAAACAACGGGGTTATTTTATGTTTTGGTAAGGTGTCTTTATTTTTCTATTTGGTGCATCTTTATTTAATTCATATATTTGCAAGCATTTATTCACGTTTAATATTAAATTCGCCAGGCGGTTGGTGGCTCCATTTTCCAACTTCAAATACAGATGAAAAATGGCCGGCTAACTACAGTCCAAATTTGTTATTAGTATATGTTGTGTGGTTGTTGTTAATTATTATTATTTATCCTTTATGCTCCGCATATCAGAAATATAAAAGTACGCATAATTATAGATGGTTATCATATATTTAAGATGTAAAATTCAATAGACCTACTTGTGATTAACGTAAATACCTTCACGCTGCAGAAGCTCCCGGATACGCCGGTAACCAAAGCGGCGGCGTTCAGGTGCCCGTTCAGTGACGTGCGCGGATAACTGCGCATCAGCAGCCAGCCGGAGGCTGAGCCTCATTATGGCATGTTGACAGGGATAAACCGGCTAGCCCGCTGGAACGATGTTACGACAGACCCGTTGCCTTACTCATGACTTCCTGCCACAGGTGCAAGCATCTCTCCTCGGCGCATTTTGGTGGTTTCTGCCCGGTCTTTTATTTGCAACCATTCTTTAGCGAGCAGCTCAAAGGTGTTAGATGCGTCATTGACCTTGCGGCTCTAGCGGGTTCTTGTCTATTTCTTATAGCTTTATTGCACTCACCCAAGATAAGAATGGAAACTGATTGTACGCACCTCACCTATGTATTCATTTCAGACCGCGCTTTCATGCGACAATACGGAATAAAAAAATCCACGCAAGTGCGTGGATTTTAGAGGGTTTTGTGAGATTTATGAGATGTTATGACACCTCATGAGACAACAAAACTTATTTAGACGTTGAACAGGAAGTTCATCACATCGCCATCTTTCACGATGTACTCTTTGCCTTCTGCACGCATCTTGCCGGCTTCTTTCGCGCCTTGCTCACCTTTGTAAGCGATAAAATCTTCATACGCGATGGTCTGCGCGCGAATAAAGCCTTTTTCGAAGTCGGTATGGATTTTACCCGCCGCCTGCGGCGCGGTTGCGCCAACCGGGATGGTCCATGCACGCACTTCTTTCACGCCGGCGGTGAAGTAAGTTTGCAGGTTCAGCAGGGCGTAACCTGCGCGGATCACGCGGTTCAGCCCCGGCTCTTCCAGACCCAGTTCGGCCATGAACTCGTCACGCTCTTCATCGTCCAGCTCGGCGATATCTGCTTCAACGGCGGCACAAACCGGCACCACGACGGAGCCTTCTTGCTCAGCGATAGCGCGAACCTGGTCAAGGTAAGGGTTATTTTCAAAGCCGTCTTCGTTCACGTTAGCGATATACATGGTCGGCTTCAGTGTCAGGAAGCTCAGGTAACGAATCGCTTCTTTCTCTTCTTTGCTCAGATCCAGCGCGCGCAGCATACCGGCGTTTTCCAGTTGCGGCAGGCATTTTTCCAGTGCGGCCAGCTCAACTTTCGCATCTTTGTCGCCACCTTTCGCTTTTTTGGACACGCGATGGATAGCGCGTTCGCAGGTATCCAGGTCAGAAAGCGCCAGCTCGGTGTTGATCACGTCAATATCTTCGGCCGGGTTCACTTTGCCCGCAACGTGGATGATATTGTCGTTCTCAAAACAGCGCACAACGTGGCCGATGGCTTCCGTTTCGCGAATGTTGGTCAAAAACTGGTTGCCCAGACCTTCGCCTTTGGACGCGCCTTTTACCAGACCGGCGATGTCGACGAATTCCATGGTGGTCGGCAGAATACGCTGCGGTTTCACGATTTCCGCGAGTTTATCCAGACGCGGATCGGGCATTGGTACGACACCGGTGTTCGGCTCAATAGTACAGAACGGGAAGTTAGCCGCTTCAATACCTGCTTTGGTGAGCGCATTGAACAGGGTGGATTTACCTACGTTGGGCAGGCCAACGATACCGCATTTGAATCCCATGATGTAATTACCTTAATATCTTGATAATCAACCTGTTGCGAAAAACAGATTGTAGAAAAGTGAATAACTTTGGCTATTATACACGTAACCGCTGTTACGCGCGGCAAAAATGCCGCCGCAACCCGCTTACTGCGCCTTAAAGGCATGCAGGCGATTGGTGGCTTTGGTTAAACCGTCTTTCAGCCAGATCTCGGTACAACGCGCCGCTTCGTCTACGGCTTCGTCAATCAGCTTCTGTTCGGAAACCGGTGGTTTACCCAGCACAAAACCGACAACCTTGTTTTTATCACCCGGATGGCCAATTCCAACGCGTAAACGGTGAAAATTGGGGTTATTG is a window of Enterobacter sp. R4-368 DNA encoding:
- a CDS encoding DUF5993 family protein yields the protein MFMFLPFLIALGVILAAITGKEKTSYILWAALLIVTILSFIHHVTDPLSLSF
- a CDS encoding disulfide bond formation protein B, which translates into the protein MKTQTHPTTVVHLVNMVGLLGICVSLVIAFYYQLVMHELPCPLCLLQRIGLIIAGFGFLFNIYFGLRNLHYGMVIIGSILTGIMASRQMFLHILPGDKGYGSAFLGLHFYTWALVTSVVIIAATAVVLAISEMNSSIRPLNMPPALFRIASWGFLLLISANLVSTVLECGGGQCADNPVIYELLSK
- a CDS encoding heparan-alpha-glucosaminide N-acetyltransferase domain-containing protein, with product MDTIGNSAIFPSRGNQSYSSRLRSIDFLRGLALILMVLDHVRTLFCPTEFDPTDLSHASISLFLTRFITHFCAPAFIFLAGVSAYLYGLKRTRQQLSVFLFSRGVWLILLEVTVVSFAWKFNFDKFVIIQVIFILGFSMILLSAFIWLSRSFLLACALVAFFGHNLMDTYAAPDGFFKIIFHILHVQGDIYIGSWAVRVFYPIIPWFGMIFLGYYLAPWFLLPIKLRIKRFFILGLISLVCFCVLRWFNIYGDANHFTIKGNDLAYSILSFLNVTKYPPSLLFIMLTLGVFFIVLAAVEKWQPKNNGVILCFGKVSLFFYLVHLYLIHIFASIYSRLILNSPGGWWLHFPTSNTDEKWPANYSPNLLLVYVVWLLLIIIIYPLCSAYQKYKSTHNYRWLSYI
- the ychF gene encoding redox-regulated ATPase YchF, with the protein product MGFKCGIVGLPNVGKSTLFNALTKAGIEAANFPFCTIEPNTGVVPMPDPRLDKLAEIVKPQRILPTTMEFVDIAGLVKGASKGEGLGNQFLTNIRETEAIGHVVRCFENDNIIHVAGKVNPAEDIDVINTELALSDLDTCERAIHRVSKKAKGGDKDAKVELAALEKCLPQLENAGMLRALDLSKEEKEAIRYLSFLTLKPTMYIANVNEDGFENNPYLDQVRAIAEQEGSVVVPVCAAVEADIAELDDEERDEFMAELGLEEPGLNRVIRAGYALLNLQTYFTAGVKEVRAWTIPVGATAPQAAGKIHTDFEKGFIRAQTIAYEDFIAYKGEQGAKEAGKMRAEGKEYIVKDGDVMNFLFNV
- a CDS encoding fibronectin type III domain-containing protein — its product is MSETTHVSFTAKYASVSAWSGALKITLLNNTGKTINSPVKISFDMPQSVQPSTNIGLNIEKTGISTTHITGQLANYLTPIANGKSVSFIVNIGSNNGSLSANVLPIAYYVNGVLAGDSDTPDTTAPSAPTGLVSTGTTSSTIALSWNASTDDVGVSGYIVTWSWANGRHTKRVPNTTTILDGLSADTQYTISVQAYDAAGNVSDNTGSISVLTRPVSPDTTAPSVPVNLHVTRIAHNAISLAWNASTDEGSGVKNYVVSYAEPGASSQTVTVTTTSATIGGLKPNTLYTFRVFAVDNAGNQSARSTAINGKTSGKPSTGSGATDFAPYVDVTIFAKWATTPPGLNQDFISDAIAFGVKKFHLAFLVQDPANPKNPVWGNSSFPLKAIKPLTDLINNAGGEPIFSFGGFSGVDFSTTWSVNDLAGLYVNIANNYGVKTIDLDFETQGFYNSNVAFPAFVQAKKAVPYLEVSVTLPVLPTGLVQAGLDVLTSAAANKLHPYVNIMAMDYGPSFAGNQGDYAIQAINATKDQLKAIWGYTDAEAYSKIVVTPMIGHNDTDPLVFTLEDAVKVAEFSKANNLHQVSNWSLGRDFAPDTIDEHGNMHSNSKPTSTLITGQENYAFAKAFAKILS